The nucleotide sequence CGTCGCGCGCGGGATCCGGACGCCAGGCTGCGAACGAGCCGGAGCGGCGGCGCTTGGCGGCGTCCAGCGTCTCATGGGCGCGATTGACCGCCTCGTCGGTGTTGCGGGCATAGCGCGGCACGCTCACTGCGCCGATCGAGGCGGTGACCGACACCGGTCCGGATCTGGTCGGCACCACCTCGTCGCGGATGCCGGCGAGGAAGCGCTCGGCGGCGACGTTCATGTCGTCGACGGTGCAGTTCTTCAGGATCAGGCCGAACTTGTTGCCGGAGAAGCGCCCGAGCACGTCACCGCCGCGCAGCCGCGCGCGGATGCGCTTGGCGACGTCGAGGATGACGGCGTCGGCAACGTCGAAGCCGAAGGCGTCGTTGACGCGGGCGAGATGATCGATGCCGACCAGCATGAAGGCGGCGGTCGAGCGGAAGCGGGTCGTCTCCTCGATCGCCTCGGCCAGCGCCGCGATCAGATGGGAGCGGTTGAGCTCGCCGGTCAGCGGATCGAGCCGGGCGAGCTTCGTCAGCTCCTCGTCGCGGGCATGGCGCTCATTGTTGATACGGACGGAGCCGATCGCGCGCGTGGGGCGGCCGTCGGGGCCGGCGAACCAGCGGCCGGTCTCCTCGATCCAGACTAGGGGATCGGAGGCGCTCATGCGCACGCCGTATTCGACGCGATAGGGCGTGCCGTCGGCGCCATGCACGGCGGAGGTCTGCGCCAGCGCGGCGGTTCGGAGCATTTGCGCGGGCTCGATCAGCTTGGCGAATTCGGCGCCGGTCGCGAGCCGCTCGGCCGGGATGCCGGGGAAGACGGCGCCGACCTCGCCCCAGACGATGGCATCGCTGGCGATGTCCCAGGCGAACACGGCCTGGCCGAGCGCGGCCAGGATGTCGGAGGCTTGCGGCAATGCAGGGGTCAAAATCGCCTCGTTTCGGGACAGCGGGGAAGTCCTGAGCCGGCACAGAATACGGCCAGATTCGCCTCCGACCCTAGGCAAAGTTCATAAACAATTTGGAAACCACGTTTCGCGGGCTCCCGGAACCAAATCGGCCCGGCCGGCATAGGCCTTGCGAGTACATGACACGCACCGGCGCCAGCGTCCCGAAACGCGACAGGCTCGGCCGGATTAACGGTGATAGCGATGTTGGGTACTGATCGATCGGACGAAGCGGATAACGGCACGGGCACGGCCCTGGTGCCGCAGTTGCAGATGTTGCAGTGGGTCCACAAGGCGCCGCTGCCGCGCCCCGATCCGAGCTTCGTCGCCCAGCTCATCGCCAATGCCGAGCACCTGCCCCAGACCAGCCGGCTCCGCCGCGCCTCTTCCGAAGACGCGCAGATGGCCTATGGCGACAAGCGCCCGCTTTCGAGCGTCACCGCGCGCACGCGGCAGGTGGCTTGAGAAGCAGGACGAGTCCAACCCTCACCGTCCCTGCGGAGTCCTCCTGACCCAGCCCTCTCCCCGTAAGAACGGGCGCAGGGAGCACACCGACGTTGCGGTGAGACTGTGCCGATCCAGAGAAATCAGCGCTGCGTATCGGGCGAGGACGGTGTGCCGTTACCCGGCTGAAGATGCGGCGAGGGAATTTCCGGCGAGGGCACAGGCTTCGGCGCGGGGTGATCCATCAACACGGATTCGGCGACGGACTGCGCCGAGGGCGCGGGCGGCACCACCGGTGCTGCCTGCGGCGCGGTGACCGGCTCGAACTTGGGCTCGGCTGCGATTTCATCGGCCGGCGCTTCGGCCCGGCGCTTGGCTTTGCGCGGCGCCGGCGCTGTCGTCTCGGCGACATAGGTGACGCGGCGGCGCGTGCGCTGGGCGATGCCACCGAGGAAATCGGCCATCGCGAGCAGCACCAGCAGGAAATAGGTGGAGTTGCCGAATTTGGGCCACATCACGAATTCGGCTGCGGCCGCGCCAAACACGATCAGCGACAGCAGATGATCCATCAGGAATTTCGAGCCGGGCCGCGCGCCTTTGACCACCTCTAACAGCAGCAGCACGATCCCGAGCGCCAGCATCAAATCGGCAAGCGTGACCGGCCAGGTCTCGCCGGACACCATCGGCACCTTGAACAGCACGTCCGTAAAGGACACGGTCGGCATCAGGAAGGCGATGATGTTGTAGACCGCGAGCGGAATCAGAAGCAGCGGGAAACCGACCATCGGCGAAATGCCTTCTCGATCTAGATATCCGGGCAAGACAACGCGACGGCGAAGCATTTGGCTCCGCCGCCGTCACTGTCATATCTCATGGGTTGGCCGAAATCAGGCAGGTCAAATCAACCTGCCCGGAGAAGGGTCCTTAACTCAGGACTCTTTCTTCTTCAGGACCTGACGGCCCTTGTACATGCCGGTCTTGAGGTCGAGATGGTGCGGACGACGGAGTTCGCCGGAATCCTTGTCTTCCACGTAGGTCGGCTTCTTGATGGCGTCTGCCGAGCGGCGCATGCCACGACGCGACGGCGAGGTTTTTCTTCTCGGAACGGCCATTTCAATATCCTCTAGGGATTGGTGTGGTCAGGGCATCGTCCGCGAGGGACGGCTCAGCACCCGCAATAGGAGGCGAGCTGAATGCCGATCAAGGCCGGGCTTATAGAGGAAGGCTGGCCGTAAAGCTAGGCTTTTGGGTCGGAAAATACGCCCGAAATGGGCTCGAAATCAGCGATTTTCCCGCCAGCAGGTCGAAAGCGAAGAGGCCTGCGCCCTCGCCACATAGGTCCCGGCCAACCGCCGGACGCCCGGCCCGGGGGTCCTGGCGCTGCGTTTGACCGGATTCGGCAAGGTCGAGGCCAGAAGGGCCGCCTCCCGCGGGGACAGGCTGGCCGCCGACTTGCCGAAGGCGTAGGCACTGGCCGTCTCCACCCCGAACTGCCCCTGGGCGCCGAGCTCGGCGATGTTGAGGTAAATCTCCAGAATCCGCGGCTTTGGCAGGACGAGGTCGATCCACAGCGCCAGCGGGAATTCCAGCGCCTTGCGGACGAAATCCCGCCCCTGCCAGAGGAACAGGTTTTTCGCCACCTGCTGGGTGATGGTGGAGGCGCCCCGGAACGGCGTCCCGTCCTCCTGCGCGTCGTCGATCGCCTCGCGCAGCGCGCCCCAGTCGATGCCATGGTGCTTGCAGAAATGGGCGTCCTCGGCCGCCACCACCGAGCGCGGCAAATAGGGCGACATCGCCGCCAGATCGATCCATTCCCGATGCATCGGCGCGCCCCGCAAGCTGCGCCAGGCCATCAGCGTCGAAACCGGATGGCCGGTGCGGTAAAACGGCGCGATCACATAAGGCGCGAGAACCACGACCGCGAGCGCTACCAGCAGGATTTTAACGATGCGCAAATCGACCTTTCCGGCGCAAATTGAAACGCGGCCACGGATCCCGCCATTAAGTCTGTGATAATTCGGGCCTTTTCCAGCACTTTTTAGGCCTTCCAAACGATTGACTGGGGCGGGCTCATAAAGGATTGTCCCGCCGAATTTTAGTTCTGGAGCCCTTCTTGATGACCGGCACGTCCCCGTCCGATTTCGCCAAACGTCTGGACAAGACCGCTGATGACACCGAGGCGCTGCTCGGCCGCCTGCTGTCGGACGACATCCTGCACGATGAGATCGCCCGGCCCAAGCGACTGATGGACGCAATGCGCTATTCGAGCCTGAACGGCGGCAAGCGTCTGCGGCCGTTCCTGGTGGTCGAGAGTGCCGCCGTGTTCGGCGTTCCGCGCGAAGCGGCACTGCTCGTCGGCGCCGCGCTCGAATGCATCCACTGCTATTCGCTGATCCATGACGATCTGCCGGCGATGGACAATTCGGACCTGCGCCGCGGTCGCCCCACCCTGCACAAGAAGACCGATGACGCCACCGCGATCCTTGCCGGCGATGGCCTGCTGACGCTCGCCTTCGACATCGTCACCCGCGACGAGATCCATCGCGACGCCAATGTGCGCCTGCTGCTGACGCGCGCGCTGGCGCGCTGCGCCGGCATCGGCGGCATG is from Bradyrhizobium xenonodulans and encodes:
- the mtgA gene encoding monofunctional biosynthetic peptidoglycan transglycosylase — encoded protein: MRIVKILLVALAVVVLAPYVIAPFYRTGHPVSTLMAWRSLRGAPMHREWIDLAAMSPYLPRSVVAAEDAHFCKHHGIDWGALREAIDDAQEDGTPFRGASTITQQVAKNLFLWQGRDFVRKALEFPLALWIDLVLPKPRILEIYLNIAELGAQGQFGVETASAYAFGKSAASLSPREAALLASTLPNPVKRSARTPGPGVRRLAGTYVARAQASSLSTCWRENR
- a CDS encoding polyprenyl synthetase family protein; this encodes MTGTSPSDFAKRLDKTADDTEALLGRLLSDDILHDEIARPKRLMDAMRYSSLNGGKRLRPFLVVESAAVFGVPREAALLVGAALECIHCYSLIHDDLPAMDNSDLRRGRPTLHKKTDDATAILAGDGLLTLAFDIVTRDEIHRDANVRLLLTRALARCAGIGGMVGGQILDLAGEGRFGGNEPIDVARIQQMKTGALLRYGCIAGAILGQASQKEYQALDDYGRALGEAFQIADDLLDVEGDAAALGKPAGADAALGKTTFVTQLGIEGAKQRVRDLLARADSAVSIFGDRAAVLQAAARFVAERKN
- the rpmF gene encoding 50S ribosomal protein L32, which codes for MAVPRRKTSPSRRGMRRSADAIKKPTYVEDKDSGELRRPHHLDLKTGMYKGRQVLKKKES
- a CDS encoding bifunctional diguanylate cyclase/phosphodiesterase — translated: MTPALPQASDILAALGQAVFAWDIASDAIVWGEVGAVFPGIPAERLATGAEFAKLIEPAQMLRTAALAQTSAVHGADGTPYRVEYGVRMSASDPLVWIEETGRWFAGPDGRPTRAIGSVRINNERHARDEELTKLARLDPLTGELNRSHLIAALAEAIEETTRFRSTAAFMLVGIDHLARVNDAFGFDVADAVILDVAKRIRARLRGGDVLGRFSGNKFGLILKNCTVDDMNVAAERFLAGIRDEVVPTRSGPVSVTASIGAVSVPRYARNTDEAVNRAHETLDAAKRRRSGSFAAWRPDPARDAQRRVNIRVTDEIVTALNERRIRLAYEPVVSTASRERAFHECLVRMDQGDGQVLLAPDIVPVAERLGLIRLVDHRVLELVVAELAAAPDICLSLNISPDTTMDPDWWAGIESLMLAHPGVAERLIVEITETVAIQDIDDVRGFVTRLKNFGSRIAIDDFGAGYTSFRNLRKLGVDIVKIDGAFVQNITRSADDRAFVQTLIDLARRLDIKTVAEWVQDEEAANMLRDWGCDYIQGRLIGLASADRPWSAPPDNALPAAG